The Phormidium yuhuli AB48 DNA window GGCCGGAAATGGCGGTGCATAGGCTGAATCAATAAACACTGGGGCCTCATAACTGGCCGCTAACCCAGCAATTTTGCCCACCTCTTCATCACTCAACACATTTCCGGTGGGATTACAGGGCCGAGAAAAGATAACACAACCGGTGGTGTCGTCAATCTGCAACTGACTAAAATCTGGGCGATATTTAAAGCGATGGTTCTCCTCATCAATCTCCAAACTGGGTTTATAGGAGACGACGGCTTCCGGGACTAAACTCACCCCACCATAGCCAGTATAATCAGGACAAAGGGGCAGCACCACCTTCTTGAGATTGCCACCGGCAGTATAGCCGCCAAAGGCGTTGGCGGCGAAGAAATAAATGGATTGGGAACCGGGGGTAATGAGGATATTACGAGGGGTGAGATTGGCCCCATAGCGTTGATTAAAGTCGTTGGCGACGGCTTCAATGAGGGGTTGATAGCCTTGACTGGACCCATAGCGACAAACCACCTCCCCATAATCGGGACTGGCCAGCAAGTCTTGGGTACAATCGCGCCACATCTGCTCAATTTCCGGCAAAATCACCGGATTCCCAGCACTGAGGTCGATAAAATCGCGTCCACCTCCTGATTGCAGGGTTTCGATAATATCTTTCATAATCGCCCGCACCCCGGTGAGGTGGGACATTTGTTGGCCGATGGTGGAGAGTTGGGGCTGCATTGTTAAGAAATCTGTTTTTAAATTGACAATTTAAGCGAGTTAATGTAAGCCAGTAAAACTCGTTGATGGGGTTTCCCAATTTTACGAACTTCTCCGGCTTTGGGGGAAAATTTTTCGCCTTGGCGGACTTGTTCGGCGGTCCAAAGATCTAAGTCTAATCCTTCGCAGAGGTCTAAATCTTGGATATCGACGGTGAGGGGTGCGTGGAAAACATTACGGATGAAGTCGCGGTACTGTTCTCGTCGGAATAAGGTCACGTAGGGGGGGTGATAGCGGATTTCTTCCTGGAGTTCTCGCATCACGGCGACTTCGGCCGCTTCCCCCGGTTCGACGGTTCCGCCGAAGAAGGTCCATTGTCCGGGATAGACGATGGTGGGGATGTCGTCTCGTAGTTGCATGAGATAGCGACCGTTTTGATGGAGAATGGCGATCGCAACTTCTTTAACCATGAATCAGAACACTAAGGGGGTCATTGGGGAGTTCGTTGCTGTTCTTGTAGATAGAGTTCCCCGTAATCCTGTTGATTGATGACAATTTCTCGCTGTTCCAGGGTTCCTTGCACCCGTAGCGACTGGCCCGCCTCGGGAACCTCCTCCTCAGAGATGACCCAGATTTCCCCAGACTCATCTTGCAACAAATAGGCTCCCCCGTCTAATAGAGGAGCGCGATCGCCCACAACCCCCTCCACCGTCACCTCGTTCCCCAACTGCTCCTGGGAGAGAGTCCCCAGGGGTGTGACATCACCCCCGAAGTCTAACGGCGTTTCACAGCCAGTTAGGAGGACTAAACCCGACAGCAGGGGAATCAAGGCGCGATTAAAACGAGGCAGAAATGATACGGTAGTGACGGTCAATCGCACAATACTCCCTGGCTCAATGGATACGACTCGTATTTTAGACGGTAAAGCTCTCGCCAAGACAGTACAATCTCGACTGCGATCGCAAATCGAGGCGGCCCTCCCCCAACGCAACCGTCCCCCGGGATTGGCCGTCATCCGCGTGGGAGATGACCCCGCCAGTGCGGTCTATGTCCGCAACAAGGAACGAGCCTGTGAACGAGTGGGAATCGCCTCCTTTGGCCAACATTTCCCCGCCACGGCGACAGCGGCGGAGATTTCTGCCAAAATCCAGGAACTCAACGACGATGAACGAGTCGATGGGATTCTCCTACAACTCCCCCTCCCCGCTCATTTAGATGCAGTGGCCCTACTGCTACAACTCGACCCCGACAAAGACGCAGACGGACTCCATCCCATCAATCTCGGTCGTCTGACGCGGGGGGAAGCGGGCCTGAGAAGTTGTACCCCCGCTGGCGTGATGGAAGTCCTCAAGGCCTATAACATCGACCCCAGTGGTAAAAATGCCGTCGTGGTGGGTCGTAGTATTTTAGTGGGAAAACCCATGGCCCTGATGCTCCTGGAAGCCAACGCAACGGTGACCGTAGCTCACTCACGGACCCAAAACCTAGCGGACGTCGTCGCCGCCGCAGATATCATCGTAGCGGCGGTGGGCCGTCCCGAGATGATTACCGCTGACATGGTCAAACCGGGAGCGGTGGTGATTGATGTGGGGATTAACCGGGTCGGTGATGGCGCGGGTGGCTATAAACTGGTGGGGGATGTGGCCTTTGAGGAAGTATTTGAGAAAGCGGCTTGGATTACTCCAGTTCCTGGAGGAATTGGCCCCATGACCGTAGCCATGTTGCTTAAAAACACCGTTGAGGCCTATCTGCGCTAGGTAGTAAGACGAGTTGACGGCCGACTATGCTTCTCAAGATACAAGGGATGGGTGATGCACCTACGCCAACGGATGCAATCTGCCATAAATTTTCCGGCTCACCTTTTTTAGAGTTTTTGTTTGACCGATTGTTCTCCGCAAGGCTAACCCAGCCAACGTTTAATCTTCGAGATTGCTTTGCCTCCAAAGCGCTCAATCTTGGTGCCGAGTTTAGGTTGATGAAGTTGAGTGGGTTTGTCCTCAGGATTCTTGAGAAACCGATAGTGTAAAAAGACATCTTTATGAGGAATTTGCATATCCTCCCCTTGACTGAGTTTAGCGAAGTCTTGAGGAGGGAAGTTCATATAGTGGATTCGATGAATCGGTTTTCGTCCTTGTTCATTGTACAAAACATTGTCAAGCTCAACAAACGGATCAGCATCAGCACAGTTCCCCGTGCGCTCACCGGCCCTCTCACTCAAAGTATAGTTAAAGATTGAATAAGGCCCTCTAAACGTTAAATAGCTAAACAAAAAAGCATCAGCGATTTCATTAATCCACTCGACTTCTCTATCTTGAACTAATGATGCTTTAAGTTGACTGATTTCTTGCTCGTTAAAAAAACCTCGCTTTGAGCCAAAAAAGCTTGAGCAATGTAGCCGAGGACGAATTTCAGATTCAGTAAATTCTCCCGAGGCTTCCATCATTTCAATGTTAAGAGCTGTTAAGCGTTGTTTTGAATGCTCCCAATCATCAAATACAAAATCGTAGGTTTCTAGTTTATCAAATAGGTCATCCAAAGGCTTCATTGCCAAAGTATCGGCATCATAAAACACAAATCGCTCAAAGTCTCCTGAAAAAGCAACCATTTTTCTCTGGAGTCTAATTTTGGAGCGAACGATTTTTGCAAACCTTTTTTGAGATGCCTTGGGATGATGGCTCCAAATCTCTCGTGAAAACTCTTCCCATTGTTCTAGCTTCCCTTGATTATCGTAAAGGGTCACATTGGGCCGTGACTCTACTTCCCGCTGAACTCTGTCCATCCGGTCATCATAAGGAATAATGCAAATGGGAATTTCTGGGCTAACATTAACCTCAATGCTATTGAGCAAGGCAATGAGCTGGTCATACACAAAATCATTAGCCAATGTATAAATACCGATGGATTGCATAAAAATAAACCTTATGGTCTGCTTGATTTCTTGGGAGTCAACTCATTGGGCTTGAGTGGGAGTGGGCAATCTGTCCTTTCTGGCATTACCCGGTCAGACGAATTGGCGATTTCTCTAAAAATATCGTCGAGTCTAGCATAGTCAACAATAAACAACAAGATAGTAGGGACTTAATGACAAGGACATCCGGTTGGTCTTCATCAGGGTTTGTAGGGTGTGATAATCCTTAACTGTGAGTGTCTACAATGATGCCAAACGCCCTGACAACACCCCTTCGTCAATCCCAGATGGCTGGCAATTCAGCTCATCAAGACCCGACGAACCCTTCTGAGGAGGGAAGACAGCAAGCCCTAGAGCAGAAATTGCAAGCGTCTATGGCCCTAGAGGGAACCCTACAACTTCCCTGTCTCCCGGCCCTGGCCCCTCGCTATGAACATCTGATTCTGGGCTTGTTCAACCTCTTCGGACAAAACCCCAGTTCCGAGGAACGCCAGCAGCTGCGACAGCGGCTGACAGAGACCCTCACTGAGGGATTTGAGGAATCTCCTCGTCGCTATCTTAGCCTCTCCTATCAATTGGTCAATCCCCAGGAGGGAGTGGCTGGGGGACTAGGTCTGACCTTGAGTTTGACCTCTCCCCCAGAGGCTCAAGGGTCGTTTCAGTTGGCGAATCAGTCCCGCTTTGGCTCCTACCCCGATGGGAAAGCCATGATGCTTGCAGCCAGTTTAGGGGAGGCTGAGGAGGTGTCGGTGTTGGATATTGGGGCGGGAATTGGCCGCAATAGCTTACCTCTGGCTAAACGCGGTCATCCCGTGGATGCGGTGGTGACCAACGCTGAGGCGGGGGAGCGGTTGCAGGAGATGGCCCGATCGCGCCATCTGTCGGTGACTCTCTTGGGGGGAGATTTCCTAGACGCTCCCCAAGTCACGGGAGACTACCACTTGGCCATCGCCCCGGAAATTCTCCCTCACCTGCGATCGCCCCAAGCCATGACCCACTTCTTCCGCCAAAGCCGACGGCTGTTAGCCCCCAGGGGCCGCCTCCTCCTGGGGGCGTTTCTGACTCACCCGGACTATTCCCCCCAGGAGTCGGTTCGGGAACTGGCTCAAGCCTGTGGCTGTAGCTTTCTCACTCCCTCAGAGCTGACGGCCATTTTAGGGGAAGTGGGGTTACGGCTAGAGTCGCAAGAGTCGGTGGTGGCCTATGAGTCCACTCACCTCCCCGCCGCCGCCTGGCCCCCCTCCCAAAGCTTCCTCAACTGGGCCACGGGACAAGAGTTATTTCCCGGTCTCATGGCTCCTCCCGTCAGCTTCTATTGGCTCTGCTGCGCCCCGGAGCCAATTCCCGCAAACCCTGATGAGACCTAACGTCTGAGGGGGCGATCGCCCCCGATAACCGACCTAAGCTACCATCGAGTCAGCGGCAAAGATTATGGGAATGTTAGGGTTCAGGAAAAAAACTGGCCCTTGCCAAGAAACCCAGACAATCGCAAACTTAAAGCTGAGAGTTCGGCAGCCCTGGAGGTCTTTCGGTGAAACGAGTTTTAGGCATTATTCTCGGTGGCGGTGCGGGAACGCGCCTCTACCCCCTAACCAAACTCAGAGCAAAACCCGCTGTTCCCTTAGCGGGTAAATATCGGTTGATTGACATCCCTGTCAGCAACTGTATCAATTCTGGGATTGAGCAAATCTATATCCTGACCCAGTACAATTCCGCGTCCCTGAACCGCCATATTGGGCGGACGTATAATTTTTCGAGCTTTACCGATGGATTTGTGGAAATCCTGGCGGCTCAACAAACGTCCGACAGTCCCGGTTGGTTCCAAGGTACGGCGGATGCGGTCCGTCAATATATCTGGCTCATGAATGAGTTGGATGTGGACGAGTATCTCATTCTCTCGGGTGACCACCTCTATCGGATGGATTATAGTCAATTCGTGGAGCGTCACCGGGAAACCAATGCGGATATTACCCTCTCGGTGGTTCCCATTGATGAACAACGGGCCTCAGATTTCGGCTTGATGAAAATTGATGACTCAGGACGAGTCATTGATTTCTCAGAAAAACCCAAAGGTGACGCCCTCAAAGCCATGCAGGTCGATACCAGTACCCTGGGCTTAGATGCCGCTCAGGCGAAGCAGAAGCCCTATATTGCCTCAATGGGCATTTATGTCTTCAAACGGGAGGTTCTCAAAACCCTGCTCACGGAAGCTCCTGACCAAACGGACTTTGGTAAGGAGATTATTCCCGGTGCGGCTAAGGATTACAATATCCAGGCCTATCTGTTTGATGGCTATTGGGAAGATATTGGAACCATTCAAGCCTTCTATGAAGCGAATTTGGCCCTGACGCAACAGCCGAAGCCGCCCTTTAGCTTCTATAACGAAGATGCGCCGATTTATACCCGGCCCCGCTATCTCCCCCCCAGTAAACTCCTCGATTGCCAAATTACCGAGTCCCTGGTGGGAGATGGCTGTATCCTCAAAGAATGCCGCGTCGATCGCTCGGTTCTGGGGGTTCGCAGCCGCATTAGTGCTGGGGCGGTGGTGGAAGATTCCCTGTTGATGGGATCTGACTTCTATCAGTCCTTTAGTGAACGCCAAGGGGAAGCCTCGGCCCCCTCGATGGCTCTGGGAATCGGTGAAAATAGTACCGTTCGCCGGGCGATCGTGGATAAGAATGCACGAATTGGTAAAAATGTCAAGATTCTCAATAAAGAAAATATTGAGGAAGCCGACCGGGAAGAGTTAGGGTTCTATATCCGCAGTGGGATTGTGGTGGTTCTGAAGAACGCGACGATTCCCGATAACTTCGTGATTTAGGGGCTTTTTGAGCCGGTTGGAGACCCCGACGCCCCCGACGCGGTTTGCTGGGGGATGGTGCGCGATCGCCCTGGGTGGCGATCGCGTTCTCATCGGAAGCCGATGAGTCCAGGGCCAAAAAAATGGGCCACTGTCCAAGAAACCGAACTCGACGCTGGAAGAAAATACATTAAACTTGATTAACAAAGGCAGACCGCACCCTGTGAACCCCTGATTTTTTGACTCTCATGGCTGCAACGGACTTCAAAGACTACTATTCCATCTTGGGCGTGAGTAAAACGGCCAACGCCGATGAAATCAAGAAGGCGTTTCGCCGTTTGGCTCGTCAGTATCACCCAGATATGAATCCGGGCGATCGCAATGCGGAGGCCCGCTTCAAGGAAGTCAGTGAAGCCTACGAGATTCTCTCAGACCCCGACAAGCGCAAACAATACGATCGCTTCGGGCAATATTGGAAACAGGCTGGAAACGGAGCCGGTGGCGGTTGGGGGGCTGGCGCTCCCCAAGGCGGCGCCACAGCGGGCGGCTTTGACTTTGATTTCAGTCAATATGCGAATTTCGATGAGTTTCTCGAATCCGTCCTCGGAGGGGTAGGGGGACGAGGGCGATCGCAATGGTCCTCCTACGGGGACGCCTCCCCCAAAGATTCTAGCCGCTCCTCCGGCTTCAACGGTGGCTTTGAAGACTTCGCTGGCTACAATCGTCGCAGTACCGGTGTCTCCTTAGACCAAGAAGCCACCCTCAGCCTCTCCTTTGCCGAGGCCTTCCATGGAGTACAAAAACGCCTCAGCGTCAGTGGTCAAAAAGTCTCCGTTCGCATCCCCCCCGGCGCCAAAACCGGCAGCCGAGTGCGCGTGAAAGGGAAGGGTAAAAAAGATGGCTATGGCCGTCAAGGAGATCTCTATCTCAACATCGAGCTAAAACCCCATCAGTTCTTTCACTTCGACGGCGATAACCTGGTCTGTGATGTCCCCATTTCCCCCGATGAAGCCGTCTTGGGGGCTAAAATCGATGTTCCCACCCCCGATGGAACCGTGACCGTGAGTATCCCGGCCGGGGTCCGCTCCGGGCAAATGTTGCGGTTACGGGGCAAAGGCTGGCGGCTCCCCAAAAGTGGCGCTCGTACCGATCAACTGGTGAAAGTGGACATCACCCCCCCCACCCACCTCAGCGACGAAGAACGACAGCTTTATGAACGCCTACGAGACTGTCGCCAAGAGAACCCTCGCCAAACCCTAGAACATCTCGGCTTATAGAAGCCCTTGTCCAGAACCGGGCCCGGCTTTAGGATTCCTCTAGGGATCATCTTGATGGTAGAACTGACCGAGAGCATCGGTGAATTGGTGTAAGATGCGCGCTTCAATGGCCTTAGCCGTAGCCTGATCCGTATGGGCCACTAACGCTCGCACTTCCTTAATCAGAGACTCAGTCTGTTGTTCAATGGCCGCGATCGCCGCCTGTAGATGTTGGTTGGCCGCTTCACAGACGGCGGCTTCCACATCTTGGTCTAAACCAATCGTCGTATGATGGTCTTCTCCGGGGCTGGACTCCAAAGTACGGGGGTCAGCGGTGACTTGAGCATCACGTGTCTGAGACTCCAGAGGGTTCAGGGCCGTTTTCTTCGCGAGCATCGAGCCATCGAGAGTCCGGTCATCAAGAGCATCCTGACCGAAATCATCGAGTTCAAAGGGCTCGATCATACTGGCATAATAAGCCTGCTCCATCGTGTTCCAGAGCCGTTCAGCGATACTGACATAGACATCCACCGGATTCAGACAATGAGCTGACCCGTAGAGCCGTAGACGCAGTTCACTAGCCGTTTGACACAAATCTAGTAGGGATTGGGTCAAATGATCAAACTCCTCATGATTGAGATGATTCCAATCGGGGAGGGTGTAGGCAAACTTGCCGTTAATGGCTGAGTAGAGGAGGGTTTTGGCTTGGCTGAGATTGCCCGCTTGGGACAGTTGCAACCGTAAGTCAAACCAGCGATCGAGAGACGCATCACCATGACTACTCTCGGTGAACGGCAAAAAGGCCTCATCGAAGGCCATGGGGGGGTCTAACTCAGGATAGAGGGGGTCGAGGATGGCGATGGCCCGCAGGGAGAGGTTGAAATATAAGGACTTCTTGTTAATCCGAGCCACCACTCGCACCAACGCCTCTTCTAACTGCTCCCGAGTCACAAAGGTGGTTCGCAGCTCATTGAGTAACACCCGCCAGTCTAGGGATTCTAAGCGTCGGGAGTCATTTTCCCAGCGTTGCTGACAGATGCACAGCAACAATTTCTTCAGACGATTTGTGTCCGAGTCCCCCGCTAATTGCGCGATCGCTCGGTTTAAGCGTTCCTTCTCTACCATAAACCTTGAGGCAGCACTGTTAGATCACATGACAGCGTTCTCGGCATACCCCCCACTGATAACGGCATTGTTTGATCTCTCTGTGTTTGATTTTATGCGGGTCTGTCAACAACACCACATCTTTCCTCTGGCTCATGACCATTTGGGTCTTAATCTACTCATACCTAGGGATTCTCTACAATAAGACCAACAACACTGCTTAATCCGCCCCCTGGGCAAGTCCAAGATGCCACAAGTTGACCAAAAGACCCTCGCGATTCTGTCTCAGGAGATTTCTGGGGATTCCAAACTCAATCTTAACTTTATCTTTCTCTCGGTTGCCTCTTGTATTATTGCCACCTGTGGCCTATTACTCAATAGTTCCGCCGTCATTATTGGTGCGATGATCGTCGCTCCTCTCATGTTACCCCTACGAGGCTTGGCTTTGGGGGCAATGAAGGGAGATGTATTTTTGTTTCGCCGGGGTATCACCACGCTCCTGGTGGGTACGCTCCTCTCTGTCGTCCTCTCGGCAATGATTGGGGCTGTGGCCAGTATTCCATTCACAGAGTTTAGCCCGGAAATTTTGGCACGCACTCAACCCAACCTCTTCGATTTAGTGATTGCGTTGGCGGCGGGGGCCGTGGGTGGCTTTGCCAAGCTGCGTCGGGAAGTTAGCGATGCGATCGCCGGAACCGCCATCGCCGTGGCCCTGATGCCCCCCCTCTGTGTGGTGGGTTTATCTCTGTCTCAGGGGGCAACATTCGCCGCTCGGGGGGCATTCCTGCTCTATGCTACCAACCTCTTGGGCATTACCCTAGCCTGTATGCTCGTCTTTATCTGGGAGGGGTACTATGTGGAGAAAATCCGCATGGCTCGGGCCCTGCTGTATACCGTCCTGCTCACCCTGCCGATTATTCTTCCCCTGTCCATCAGTCTGGGGCAACTGCTACGACAAACCCGTCTCCAATCAACCCTACGCTCAATTCTCCTCACACGCACGATCACCGTGGGCCAACAGGTGGAGTTGGTTCAAACCCGCATTGACTGGACTCGAAACCCTCCGGAAGTTTATTTACGGGTGAGGACTCGTCCGGAAGCCCCCCTGACCCCTAAACAGGTTTTTGAAGTGGAACAACTGGTCACCCAGGAAATGCGCCAAGATTTTCTCTTGGTGTTTCAGATTGACAGTTTTGATGAAATTCGTTCAGAGGATTTATTTGGGTATCGGATTTCTTATCAAGAGCCAGAGGAAGATGAGGTTGAACCTGTTTCTGAACCGCTATCCCCAGAGACATTGAGGAGGATGAGTCAGACCCTGTGGCGCTTCAATACCTTTCTCAAGCAACCGATGCAGCGGCGAACAGCCCACGGCCGCGATGGGCGATCATAATGGGGTCAACTTCGATTCCAGAGCAGAGCGTAGAAAAACGACGGGTTCTTTACATCCCGCCGTTTCCAGGGTTTGGATAAGACTGGCCGCCAATCCTCAGACGTCAGGCCATCCGTTGTCTCAATAACCAGACACAGAAGGTTAACACCAATAAAATAGTGCTTGAAGGGGCAGTTTCCGGGACTTGAACTGCTGTTGGATAGGAGGTATCGAAATCGGACTGGGAGAGGGTCCAGGATGGGCTATCAAGTTGTAAGGTTTGGCTTTGGGCTGGCACGATCAGTTCCTCAAAATCGCAGGTTTGCATGATAAAATTAGGGGCTTAACGGACCTAATGTGATAGGGCTAGACCCTTCAGCTCAACGGTGGCTCTCAGGGATAAGAAGACTCCGATGAGTCGCTGAGTTGGTTAGGAAAATTCATATGGGTGGCGATGGACGGGGTAGTCGTTCATGATTCACACTCCTCTAATGGGGCTGGCTGATGACAAATATCCTCTGGTCATGGACGCTGAGTTAGCCAAAACTGAGTCGTTACGCTCCATAAGACCCAGATAGCTCCTAACACCGACTAAAACGTCGGGTCCTACAAGACTGTGATTGGGTCTTGCAAGATTGCCTTATCCCTGATGTAACGGGACTTTGAGGCAAAACGTCCATCTGATAAAATGCGATGTACTCATTATAGGCTCATTTTTGGCTCTGTCAAGACATCCATAAATATTAGCCGCAAGTGAGCTAAAACTAAGACGTCGCCGGGAAATCGAGAGGAAGGAGATTGAGCAGCGTGGCAGCAACACTCAGGGCATCTATTGAAGGGCTTCGACAGGTGGATGACGCACGACGGTATAAGGGTTGGCTTAAGTCATCCCCCGAGTGGTGTGAAGCCGCTGGCACCTCAGCGGCAACCTTGAAGCGGTTTTGGCGGAGATTGCCGGTGCGATCGCAAACTTTTAGGGCCATCTGTGATGCCGTTGACGTGTCCTGGCAAGAGGTGCTGGCCCTGTCTGAGGTGAGCCCTAGCCCGCCAAGCGGCAGGGGGGAGAATCCCGGATATCTGGGCGAGCGGGTGACGCCTAGGGTTGCGCTGACGGAGGTTCCGGGCCATGCTAGGTTAGATTTTTTTGCCTATGATGAGGCCTGGGTGGGACGGGAAACCGTTTTGGCTCAGTTAAGTGAGCAGTTGCAACAGTCCTGCCGTCTCCTGGTGTTATTGGGACTGACCGGGATTGGCAAAACCGCTCTAGCAGAGCGACTCGCCGTCTCCTTATACCCACGATGGACGGGTAAAGAATGGCAACAGTTATGGCGGGAGAATCTGGATAACGATCGCCAACCCAATGACTTTATCAGCGTAGCCAGCCGTTGGTGGGAGCAGTGGGGATCGCCTGTGGAAGGATCTAAGGATGGACAAGTTTTAGTTGATCGCACCGCTGAGTATGTCTTGACCCATCCCCTCTTGCTGATCATTGATTCCTTAGAAAGGATGCTGAAAGGCAATGAAGAGGAGGGTTGGAGCGACTTTAACGACCCCTTATGGGCGATGTTTTTTGAGGCGGTGTTAGCGGCCCCGGTTTGTCAGAGCCGGATGCTTCTGACCTCTCAAGACTTCCCGGGCCAACTCCCGGGACGGTACAGCAATTTTTGGACTTATGAGTTCTTGAAGGGACTTAATGAAACGGAACAGTTAGCCCTGTTTGCTAAGGCAAACTTGGATCTGAGTCCTGAAAGTCAAAACTATTTGACCCGGATTGGGGCCGCCTATGAAGGACATCCGCTGGCGTTGCGAGTCATTGCTGGGGAAATCTCGAATGCACCTTTTTCCGGGAATGTGCGGGCCTATTGGAATCGCTATGGACAGGATATTGAGGAGGTGGAAACGGCGATCGCCCAGGCAAAAATGGGACAGACGACGTCGGGGAGCGATCGCTGGCAACTTCATGAATGCACCCGCCTGTTACGGATGAAGGTTCGCGATCGCCTCGAACAAACCTTTGTACGCCTTAAACGAGAGGCCCCAGCCGCGTATGTTTTACTCTGTGAGGCATCAGTCTACCGTTGCCCTGTTGTTGAGTCATTCTGGCTCTCCCATCTGGAGGATTGGGATTATGATAAAGCTGAAGGTCAACTGGCTCTGGAGACGTTGCGCGATCGCTATCTAGTGGAAGAAATTACCGAGGGCGATCGCATCTTGTTGCGCCAACACAATCTAATTCGTAGCGTTGCCTTGAGTCATCTCCAGAGGTTAGATTCAGAGGCAGGGGAACTTAAAAATAAACTCATCATCCCATGATGGCTAGACTGTGTCTCAGGAAATTTCTCAGTCAGTATTTCGTCAGCAGCTCTTAAAACGGTTACGGCTGACCCCGGCAAGCCTGCAACGTATCTCTCCCCGGAGTCGTCGCAGTCAATACCGTGCGGCTCTCAATTGGCTCATTCACTATGAGGCCCCTTCCCCCGATTCTAAGTTAGATCAGGTGCGTGGCTATCTTGAGGCGTTTCGCCATTTAGCGGAGGTGGAAGATTGGCAACGCTGTCAGGAGTTATTGCTGTTGCCCTTAGAGTCCTTAACCGGGGAACCGTTACATCGACAACTAGAAATTTGGGGCTATTATCAGGAACAGATGGAGATGTATAATTGCCTACTAGGCAACGGTGATGCACCGCTAAATCTGGTCTGTTTAGAAGGGTTGGGGAAAGCCTATTCCCGTTTGGGAGATTATAGTCGGGCGATCGCCTATCATCAAGACCATTTAACCCTAGCCCAACGACTGGCAGACCGACAACATGAAGCCATTGCTTTGGGCAATTTGGGGTTAGAACATTATTATTTAGGGGAGTATGACTTAGCCATTCGCTATCTTCAGGAGGGCTTGACGTTAGTGCAACGTTTGGGCGATCACGCAGGAATTGGCCAAGCCCTAGGGAATTTAGGCTTAGCTTTACATGAAAAGGGGAACTATCAGCAAGCCATCGCCTATCATCAACAGGATTTAGCCATTGCTCAGGAGTTAAATGACCGTCGGGGGATGGGCCAGGCTCTAGGAAATTTGGGATTTGCCTACTATGCCTTGGGAGACTATTCCCAGGCCCTCGGCTATGAAGAACGCTATTTGGATATCTCCCGTAAAATTGGCTTTCGGGAAGGGGAGGCGATCGCCCTTTCGAATATGGGAGAAACCTATATCTGTCTCGGCCGCTACGAGGAGGCTACCGAGAGTCTGCAACGGGCCTTAGAGATTACCCGGGAGATTGGCGATCGTCATGGGGAAGCAGAAGGGTTGAAAAACTTAGCCGAACTTCATCAACAACTGCAAAACCCAGAGCGGGCGATCGGGTATTGTCAACAGGCCCTGAGCATTGCCAAACAACTGGGCATTCCCCTGACAAAAGACTGTGAAGCACTCTTAGCCGCTCTCGGCTTTGATGTTTACTCGGGTGGCTAGTTGACAACTCAATCAACATCAGGGTGGCGATCGCTCTCCACAAGACGTTTAGCAATTTCAACTTTAGCGGCCAAGATTTCAGGGCTATCCCCATGTTCAGCAGAGGTATTAAGAATATCCATGGCAATTCCCACATCATTAATTCGATTCAGGGAATTAGAATAGCGGG harbors:
- a CDS encoding DnaJ C-terminal domain-containing protein; its protein translation is MAATDFKDYYSILGVSKTANADEIKKAFRRLARQYHPDMNPGDRNAEARFKEVSEAYEILSDPDKRKQYDRFGQYWKQAGNGAGGGWGAGAPQGGATAGGFDFDFSQYANFDEFLESVLGGVGGRGRSQWSSYGDASPKDSSRSSGFNGGFEDFAGYNRRSTGVSLDQEATLSLSFAEAFHGVQKRLSVSGQKVSVRIPPGAKTGSRVRVKGKGKKDGYGRQGDLYLNIELKPHQFFHFDGDNLVCDVPISPDEAVLGAKIDVPTPDGTVTVSIPAGVRSGQMLRLRGKGWRLPKSGARTDQLVKVDITPPTHLSDEERQLYERLRDCRQENPRQTLEHLGL
- a CDS encoding TIGR00341 family protein, which translates into the protein MPQVDQKTLAILSQEISGDSKLNLNFIFLSVASCIIATCGLLLNSSAVIIGAMIVAPLMLPLRGLALGAMKGDVFLFRRGITTLLVGTLLSVVLSAMIGAVASIPFTEFSPEILARTQPNLFDLVIALAAGAVGGFAKLRREVSDAIAGTAIAVALMPPLCVVGLSLSQGATFAARGAFLLYATNLLGITLACMLVFIWEGYYVEKIRMARALLYTVLLTLPIILPLSISLGQLLRQTRLQSTLRSILLTRTITVGQQVELVQTRIDWTRNPPEVYLRVRTRPEAPLTPKQVFEVEQLVTQEMRQDFLLVFQIDSFDEIRSEDLFGYRISYQEPEEDEVEPVSEPLSPETLRRMSQTLWRFNTFLKQPMQRRTAHGRDGRS
- a CDS encoding ATP-binding protein gives rise to the protein MAATLRASIEGLRQVDDARRYKGWLKSSPEWCEAAGTSAATLKRFWRRLPVRSQTFRAICDAVDVSWQEVLALSEVSPSPPSGRGENPGYLGERVTPRVALTEVPGHARLDFFAYDEAWVGRETVLAQLSEQLQQSCRLLVLLGLTGIGKTALAERLAVSLYPRWTGKEWQQLWRENLDNDRQPNDFISVASRWWEQWGSPVEGSKDGQVLVDRTAEYVLTHPLLLIIDSLERMLKGNEEEGWSDFNDPLWAMFFEAVLAAPVCQSRMLLTSQDFPGQLPGRYSNFWTYEFLKGLNETEQLALFAKANLDLSPESQNYLTRIGAAYEGHPLALRVIAGEISNAPFSGNVRAYWNRYGQDIEEVETAIAQAKMGQTTSGSDRWQLHECTRLLRMKVRDRLEQTFVRLKREAPAAYVLLCEASVYRCPVVESFWLSHLEDWDYDKAEGQLALETLRDRYLVEEITEGDRILLRQHNLIRSVALSHLQRLDSEAGELKNKLIIP
- a CDS encoding tetratricopeptide repeat protein; this translates as MSQEISQSVFRQQLLKRLRLTPASLQRISPRSRRSQYRAALNWLIHYEAPSPDSKLDQVRGYLEAFRHLAEVEDWQRCQELLLLPLESLTGEPLHRQLEIWGYYQEQMEMYNCLLGNGDAPLNLVCLEGLGKAYSRLGDYSRAIAYHQDHLTLAQRLADRQHEAIALGNLGLEHYYLGEYDLAIRYLQEGLTLVQRLGDHAGIGQALGNLGLALHEKGNYQQAIAYHQQDLAIAQELNDRRGMGQALGNLGFAYYALGDYSQALGYEERYLDISRKIGFREGEAIALSNMGETYICLGRYEEATESLQRALEITREIGDRHGEAEGLKNLAELHQQLQNPERAIGYCQQALSIAKQLGIPLTKDCEALLAALGFDVYSGG